tatttatatatctttatCAAGTAGTATAAACAAAGGAGGTGAGTATAAgataaaagaaacacattttacctGTAGCTTTATAGGTGTTTCAGACTGTTTAGGCAAAACAATACAATAACTAGCTGACCTAGTTTTGTGTCATGTATTCCCCTGTCTGATGGCAACAGATGGTAAAATTAATATATTGTCTctcaaaaatatgaattaacAAATgctaaaagaaatgtaatttgaaatgatttcatcGGTCCTTCATAAATTCTTGCGATGACATCATTTTTCATGCAGCATCCTAGTTCAGAGGTACCTTTTGATATTaatattcaaatgcaaaataaaacctttcaTCTCTGTTAATCTAACCCTAATATTCTGTTTGGGTTCCTCAGCTATAAAACATACTTAAGATTATTTCActgtataataaaataaacaaaaatattactaAACAACTTTTCATAATTTTATGAGAAATACATATAATGATTAAATGATTTTTGACTGAGGATGTGATGCTACAGAAAGTGACATATTACCTCTATCGGATGGCTCAAAACCATTGTTAAATAAATCGTATTTACGTGTAGCTCCACAACTGTGACTGTTGACTGTTTAGTCCATTcaaatttgtgttattttggttTCTCGAGCAGTTTGTTCATGAGAGCTCTGATATACTGTAACATCactatataacaaaataaactatATACTGTGCtaaatgatttctaaataatttatataatttctaTCTAAATAATCTGTGTACCTATGTACATCAATATATATTCCACTACAAAGTAATTCAATAAAACATCTACCATCAAACATGCCAACCTGGttttgtagcaaaaaaaaagtccatctgcagtttttactatattttacacgcatctgtgtgtgtgggacccAAAATAGGATTGACAGCTTTTATCATGGAGCAGATGACGCCTTTTGTTCATCCCGtcacgtttgtgtttgtgtgtcagctaCATTGCTCTGATAGCCATGGCCATCCAGCAGAGCCCTGAGCAGCGGGTCACTCTGTCGGGCATCTATGAGTTCATCATGAAGAGATTTCCCTACTACCGCTCAAACCAGAGAGCCTGGCAGAACTCCATCAGACACAACCTGTCTCTGAACAGCTGCTTCATCAAGGTGCCCTAACACCAACACATCTGGCATCAGAttcaagtgtttttgtgtgtcatcaAATAGATGATTGGTTGTTTTGCGttccatttatgttttgtttcttttttaacagtGTTTAAATAATATCAATAACAATAACTTCTTTCTTTTACCAAATTATATTTCTGCCACATATTATtggtgacagattttttttatatccattGACTATATTCATATTTCCTCAGGTTCCTCGGACAGAGGGCAATGAGAAGGGAAAGGGAAACTACTGGACTTTCGCCACCGGCTGTGAATCCATGCTtgacctgtttgaaaatggcaaCTTTCGGCGTCGCAGGCGCAGGAGGAACATGAAAATTGGCCTCCGTGACTCAGGAGAAATCCCTTTCCACCCTTTGGAGAGCCACAGCAATCAGGACGTACCCAGATCCCAGCACCCTGATTCCGACCCCGCTCTCTGCCCTTTGAACCCTGAAAGGTCGAGGCTGGGTCCACAGCAAAACCATCTCATCCCAAACCCCACCCAGCAAGGGAAACCAGAGTCAGAGATCAAGTTTAGCATTGACTACATTCTTTCCACTCCAGATCCCCCTCTGTCTGGGTTCAGATCCTCCCACGGCCCTGTGCACATAGGGCCTACAGGCCCACCTGTACATGTTCTGGAGCCCCAACACCTGAACCTGCACTTCTGGACTCTGTGAGCAAATAAAGGGAAAGTAAAGGAAAGCAGAGACTGAGGAAATTTCTTCAGGACTGTCTGCCCAAAAGTGGGAATCATAAAGAAATCCAAAGAGAAATCCCACAAGAGAGAATTTACTGACGACAAATGTAAACGAGGAACAAAATAAAGAGGTACAGTATTGTGTGGTGGATACTAGACCGAAGTCACGTTCAAGAAGGCAAAAAGTGGAAGATAAATGTGAACAATACAGTGCCGTGTTCATGTTGTCATAATACTGTTTGTGCAGTGTCTAGTGCTGACATAGACTAGGTTTACAATACtctatatgtatatacacaggAGCAGTGAGCACAAGTATAATgtttaaacatgaaatatgaaCAAGTAAAATTAACTCTATTGGTTGGATTTATTGACTTCTCTTCTGCTCAGAAGGTCACATGGTTTTCTTCATAAAAGAAGATTTTTCCAAGACTTTCACAGGTTTCCCTCATTGCCTCATCACCATCACTGCAGAGGCTGTTCAACTTAAGCAGATTGATCCCTGATTAATGGCAGCTGTGgccatgttgttttatttaatgtcagGAGAACAaaaaccgaaaaaaaaaaaacaaaacaacccaacatatatatatatatacataaataattatGACTTTGTGGTGGCCTAAAAAGATTATTAGATTGATTACTAATTATTTCTTTTCTAgtgcatttaattttctttcacaaaGAACTTGTACAATCATTAAAATCTGATTCGAATTATTCGCCGTTTACTTAATTTTTCACTTCAACTTTTGCTTCCCTTTTACAACTGCAGGCCTTTTTATGAAGAACGTTTTGACATGTCACAGCAcgtgtaaataataaaatgaatgatggtGAAATCCATAGCACTTTCTATTTCAATGCACGATTTACACACATACTCATCGTCAAAATTCCAATTTGTCTAATTCTTCGGTTAATAATTTACAACATAAACAGACAGCAACCATATAGTGCAGGGAAAGTCAAATTGTTACCtttgaaaaggctttttttGACTGAATTCAATTATTTCTGACCCACTTACTACCCTTTTTTTTCACTGACCTTTGGAAATCCTGATTGATTGACACTTAAATTTTAATCCACTCACCCCTGATTATAACATATTGTATTATTCGCACACTTAAAGAAGCCTAATGAAACAGAGGCCTGACTAACATTTCTTACCTGTACAAGGGAGATCAATCATGGCGTGCTCTTGTGCTGTTGAAGGGACATTTTTCAATTTAACCTTTATATTATGTCTTGACTACATCAGAGGAGTTTCAACACACTTAACATGAGTGGCATTTAATATAGCATAACACTTGCAAGGTGAGGCCGAGATGTGACCCTATTTAAATACAGGGGCCCCTGCCTATGAGCTTCAGCAGCAACACCTCCCcccaacaaatacacacacccacaaacccCTGACGCAATTATAATTAAACACACCTTATGCCTCCTTTGCAAATGCCCGTCATCGATCTGTGGGTTTTTAACATTCATATGTGAACTGCCCCGCAGCAAACGTCTGTGGTGGCAACAACCGTTTATGGATCAGCAAGTTTCCATTAATAaagttgttgatgttgaatAGCGGGGGCTGCAGCTGCCAAGGTGCCGCAAATATATTTGGGTAAATTAACTTAGCATAAAGTGCTCTGAGGCTACGGGGTCTTTTGAGGCAGCTAAAGAGAAAGTAAGGCACCACTCAGGCCCGAAAAGTCAATGCACATATTATGTTGTCAGTGAATATGTGAAACTGTAGCTACTGGCACAGTGTCCCATTGAATGGCCTCTATTAAACAACTTGAATTTCATCCATTCAGTTCCATTCCAAGTTATCCCGTCTCCCGTCTTCAGCCGGTTGTTTATAATTACATGCATAATACTATTCGCATTAATAGCATCGCAGCGcggacattttgttttggttgaaaCTTCGTTATGTGCACGCTGCCGGGTAAAATGAGCAGCTCAgggcaaggaaaaaaaaaaaggtaaactgTGGAATTGCAGGTGGAAGGAACTCAGGAAATCTTTGATCTGCAATGTTAATATCAAGTGAATCATAAACATAAATAGGTCATTTAATCTTCTGTGCTTGTTTGGGAACCATGTTTGACTCAGGCTATGATGAGGATTAGGCGAATGAAGATAAATGTAAGTATAATGTTTTGTTCTGATgactataaatatatatgtttagtgagtgcatgttttttttttttttttaattgaactgtTTCCTTGAGCTAAGGTCAGAGGGGGTTTATAATCTGAGGGGCCACACTGAAGAGACACTGGGAACCACCAGTTAATGAAGATCAGTGAAATAGCCAGAGGACTTTAACATACATACATCTCAGGCCTTTGCCATTTTTGTAGCATGTGTAGAGCTGCTGCAGGTACAGCCTGCGCACAATTTAACACTGGaatatgctttttattttttaaatggcttcaagtgtgcgtgtgtgtgtgtcagtaatGGGGAAATCAACACAGCATGTCAATCAATGTTAGTTGGAATATGTGTTTACATTCTGACTGTTTGACCGTTGTCCCTGCAAGGAGAGAACAGAAATGTTCGACTGGAGGTGACTGGAGGGGTTTTTggagtgaaaatggaaaagaggcAATTTaataaaggaaacaaacatACAACTCAGACATCTGTTTAAATTTGTCAGATCTCATTCCATAAGCACGCCGCCTTTAATAAAGCTTCTTGCACCAGTGAGGCATGATTTGACCTTTCTCACGTATTTCAATACCTACAAAGAACTGTGTTGGAGGTGCAAATACACAACTGCACAAATAACAGGAGCAGCATACAATGGGCTCAAAGATGACCATAATGTTCCCAACGatgcagaaaagagaaattagTAAATACTACAATTGttttcaagaaataaataaataagtgaaatatatatatatacacatttattttcctggCCACAGTTTTAGCTAATGTGAACGAGTACATGTGTTTGCTGGGGACTAGTTGTGCATGAATGTATATTtggatctgcagcagcaggactgtGCATGTAGTATAGACTGTAAATTAACTGCAGAGGCCAAATTAATGTTACAGCAGGAACATGTCACTGGTGTAGCAATGTGCTTCAATTAGATGTTTTGTTCCGTTTATTAGATGACCTGCATCTGTTTTTGATATACCACAGAGAAAATACATGTCTATTGCTGCAGCCTTGTGCAAACTGACCTGATGATCTCGTGCAAAAATAGCTGGCATTAGCCACAATTTAAGAAAATGATGCTCTCAAATTAATAACAATGCTGTTGAACTGACCTGAGTGCTGCCAGCGCCATACTAACAAATAGTAATTTGTAGTATAATTGACAAGGCTTTGATTAGACTTGTCAATGTTCATGACTGAGCTGCATTTTGGCCAAGTTCTGTGTTGCAAAGCAGATCCATTGCACTGCCTTAGAATAACATGCAATGCAACTACAATGCACCACAGCTCTGGCCAGATTTTCCACTCGcaccacagctacacacagTAGTTTTAGTAGTTTCCTGCTTCTCTGTCAGGGATATTCAGGTATTTTGATGGTTCAAGTTGTTCGATGACCAGCTCATTTCCAGACTCACCGTGACCTCTGGGAGTCACCAGGCTCCAGAGTTTAACCACCAGGGTGTGCTAGCTAACTGCTTATGAACAGGGGAactcacgcacacacccacacccaacTGTGGATTAGAGACTGTGAAACTGTGAATCCTCCATATTTCGTCTTTTCGGTGAAGATTCATCAGTCCGACAGCTCCACCTGCACCTCTGCAACAGATGTTCTGATCTATTTCAGTTCTTATTGTACCCTGTTGGCAGAATTAATATTTGAAGGGGACAACAGTCATTGCCGTacaattcatttcattcttgTGTAACTGCGTCATCAAGGACATACATATCAACACATATGGCGGTGGTTGTATTGGGATGTCACCGTATGAACAGTGAATGTTGCTCGCTCTTACTCATGCCAACAAGTAGCACATGGCGCTCCTGTTACTGGTTTGTGATTTAGCACCATATTTGTCTTCGAGACATTCAACATACAAGCTAATACGGAGAACACATTTCTATACATGTAATATATTAATGTATCTGTATACAATCTTAGTTTGAATATAATTCTGAATACATTTGCCTTCTGTGATCAAGCtgagaacataaaaacatttatttacctCTCAGAGAAATCCCCCAGCTCTTTTTGTGCAATAGGATTTTAGAAACATAATTTACTCATTTCAAACGGCACATGTTGAGTAAAACTGGATCCTGTGTACTGATATATTCCAGTCTACTGTCTGGCAGACACAcccctctttctttttgacCGGGAAACTGCTCCCGCGACGAAGGCAGAATATGAGGGGCCATGTTGCAGGATGAGGCGATTCCAGATGGCCAATGGGGAAGCCCCTGGTGTGGGGCCCAAAGCCCTTCAGAGGGAGGCGGGGTGCCAGAGGGGGGACTTGGGATAAAGTAAATGAGAAGGGTTATTACAGGTCAGCCTTGGCTATTACCATCCAAAGAAGGGTCCAGGCAAGGCATGGTATGTTGAGAAGACTGGAGTGGTGACAGGACACTGTGGTGAAATGAATCAcagcttcaaaaacacaaaaaccaaggAGGTGGATCATACACTGCTAATGTTTTATTCGAGTTCATGCATAagtcaaacaacacaaagagaaatgagagatgAGGCAACTCAGGAAAGTAGCATTCACACAGATCAGTCTCTCTCAATGAGAATCTCTTCATATATCACCCAGCGACATAGAAACATACTTGTTCTCTGCAGAGCAGGTTCGAGATGATCCTCTGTAATGGGTTCACTGGGATTCATTTACAAACGGACAGAGCTCACACTGAAATAGACCAGGGCAGCATCAGTCAGGACAGTGACAACATGTCATACATTTGGaggcatcttttttttccaacagaGATTGAACCTTTCTGCGTtgcagaacacacaaacacacatttaccaaaaaag
Above is a genomic segment from Echeneis naucrates chromosome 19, fEcheNa1.1, whole genome shotgun sequence containing:
- the foxl3 gene encoding forkhead box L3; the encoded protein is MFDNSHYPFNCFNYDGDGYPSSSTDEEKKMCRPAYSYIALIAMAIQQSPEQRVTLSGIYEFIMKRFPYYRSNQRAWQNSIRHNLSLNSCFIKVPRTEGNEKGKGNYWTFATGCESMLDLFENGNFRRRRRRRNMKIGLRDSGEIPFHPLESHSNQDVPRSQHPDSDPALCPLNPERSRLGPQQNHLIPNPTQQGKPESEIKFSIDYILSTPDPPLSGFRSSHGPVHIGPTGPPVHVLEPQHLNLHFWTL